A stretch of the Candidatus Bathyarchaeia archaeon genome encodes the following:
- the pscS gene encoding O-phospho-L-seryl-tRNA:Cys-tRNA synthase, protein MINTQRYMQLTNNSKGLLILNPIMTGGILPQEVRRRLYEDEWCRVGYSICFECLKGRSDLIGDPPIREFLQDVAEFYGGEVAEHTFGCRTAQFAVMKTVSEYIDGGGSREYSKVVVADPLCHYTTAIAAEMNGLKVVEPPHGGPPEYKVKPEGFIERIEEVKRETGKLPGLIAVTHVDPYYGNLNPVVEVGAIAENYSIPYMVNAAYTAGVMPLDMREFKADFLTVSAHKSMASLGPLGFLVTRNEWSQRAFRTSTSVTSWSKRSFTKKLINLFGCSVGGAPLISALLSFPYVVERVKGWDGEVERACWFIEEMERLDSVRLMGERPHRHHLLCFDTPVFYEISKYHKRRGFFLAEDMRQRGITGLHRGISKHIKLSTYGLNWDQLKQVRDAFVEIADKYVKEYQLRYEASI, encoded by the coding sequence ATGATAAACACGCAACGATACATGCAGCTCACAAACAATAGTAAAGGTCTCCTCATCCTCAACCCAATTATGACCGGAGGGATACTCCCTCAAGAGGTCCGCAGAAGACTATACGAAGATGAGTGGTGTAGAGTAGGTTACTCCATATGTTTCGAATGCCTCAAGGGTAGATCAGATCTCATAGGGGACCCGCCCATCAGGGAGTTCTTACAGGATGTAGCTGAGTTCTATGGGGGGGAAGTTGCAGAGCATACCTTCGGCTGCAGGACCGCACAGTTCGCTGTAATGAAGACAGTATCCGAATATATAGATGGAGGAGGCTCACGGGAGTATTCGAAGGTGGTCGTAGCTGATCCACTATGCCATTACACCACCGCTATAGCCGCGGAGATGAACGGGCTTAAAGTGGTAGAGCCACCCCACGGAGGCCCACCAGAGTACAAGGTGAAACCGGAAGGTTTCATCGAGAGGATAGAAGAGGTTAAGAGGGAAACTGGGAAACTTCCTGGGCTAATTGCGGTCACTCATGTTGACCCTTACTATGGCAACCTGAACCCTGTTGTTGAGGTTGGCGCAATAGCTGAGAATTACAGCATCCCCTACATGGTTAATGCCGCCTACACCGCAGGGGTTATGCCCTTGGACATGAGAGAGTTCAAGGCTGATTTCCTCACCGTTTCAGCCCACAAGTCTATGGCATCTCTAGGACCTCTAGGCTTCCTAGTCACACGCAACGAGTGGTCGCAGAGGGCCTTCAGAACTTCTACCTCTGTCACCTCATGGAGCAAACGCTCCTTCACTAAGAAACTCATTAACCTGTTCGGTTGTAGTGTAGGCGGTGCACCCTTGATCTCAGCCCTACTATCCTTTCCCTACGTCGTCGAGAGGGTTAAAGGGTGGGATGGCGAGGTGGAAAGAGCATGCTGGTTCATCGAAGAAATGGAGAGGCTAGATAGCGTGAGGTTGATGGGGGAGAGACCTCATAGACATCACCTTCTATGCTTTGACACACCAGTCTTCTATGAGATTTCGAAATACCATAAAAGGAGAGGCTTCTTCCTCGCTGAGGATATGAGGCAGAGAGGCATAACTGGTCTTCACAGGGGAATAAGCAAACATATCAAGCTCTCAACCTACGGCCTCAACTGGGATCAGCTTAAACAGGTACGTGACGCTTTCGTGGAGATT